The Anopheles coluzzii chromosome 2, AcolN3, whole genome shotgun sequence genome window below encodes:
- the LOC120952053 gene encoding uncharacterized protein LOC120952053, whose protein sequence is MWAVLRDTAVGLLAEIHSLQNEAKMSIIIAIVFMGLLELGRSQYLTNTVHKTSAATEKINDLWCYSCNATDDGEACIDLSSGNNASFVKKCNPEEFICMVKQFSYTTSTENSTSTPKLWSLERRCISSCEAGCIIIGERTKLYACTSCCEKSLCNTGKAHSTNPIAHFRRTSTTLALGLLVLLSVMKPTLSVIL, encoded by the exons ATGTGGGCAGTACTACGCGACACGGCAGTCGGTTTGCTTGCCGAAATACACTCACTGCAGAATGAGGCCAAAATGTCAATTATAATCGCAATCGTCTTCATGGGCTTGCTCGAGTTAG gAAGATCGCAGTACCTAACGAACACTGTACATAAGACATCAGCTGCGACGGAGAAGATTAATGATCTCTGGTGCTACTCGTGCAATGCTACGGACGATGGCGAGGCCTGTATCGATCTGTCGTCCGGAAATAATGCATCCTTCGTTAAAAAGTGTAACCCGGAGGAATTTATCTGCATG GTTAAACAGTTTTCCTACACAACCAGCACGGAAAATTCCACCTCCACGCCGAAGCTGTGGTCGCTCGAGCGGCGCTGCATCAGCAGCTGTGAGGCGGGTTGCATAATCATAGGCGAACGCACGAAGCTGTACGCCTGCACGAGCTGCTGCGAGAAGTCGCTGTGCAACACCGGCAAAGCCCACTCGACCAATCCGATCGCACACTTCCGGCGCACCTCAACGACACTGGCACTGGgcctgctggtgctgcttagCGTAATGAAACCCACACTGTCGGTGATACTCTAG